GTACGCTTCCCTGGGTGGGGCTGAACCAGCTGGGTGTCCCGGGAACCCCTGCTGCTCGCCTACTGGGTGCACAGGGGTGCGTGTACAGGCTATTAGGGAAGGGGCGCGGTCCCTGCCCACGGACCTGCCGCTCCTCCGCCTGCATCCCGTACTCCTCGCGCATCCGCAGCAGCTCATCCTCCAGCCTCGCGCGCAGCTGCTCCAACTCCAGCGCCTGGTTCCGCAGCGCGTCTGCCTCCTGCGCGCACAGCCGCGCCTCGTCCTCCGCCTGGAGCCGGCTCTCTTGGCCGCGGCGCAGCGCCTGCTCCAGCTCGCGCACCTCGTCCTCGTACAGCTGCACGCTCTCCCTCCACGACTCGGCCACCAGCAGGGCGTAGCTGTCGTGCACGTCCCGCAGGCGCGGCGGGGGCGCGGCGGGGCTGGTGGCGCGGGCTCGGAAGTGCATGGTGAGGCTGGCAGCGCGGGCTCGTAGATCTCGCACTTGGCGTTCGTGGGCAGCGTCCAAGTCGCGGCGCTCAGTTTCCAGCCGGCCCAGCAGCGCCTCGAGGGCGGCGCGCGCGCCCAGAGCCTCCTCTAGCTCCCGCCGTTGCGCTCCCAGCTCGGCATCCAGGCGGCTGCGGGCAGTGCCGGCTTCCACACCCTCCCGCTGCAGCTCCAGCAGTTCCCTCCGCAGCGCGTCGCGCTCGCCCTCGGCCAGGGCTGTGGACCAGTTCAGTTCATCTAGCTGCTGTCGTAGGCTGCGCGCCTCCTCGGCGTAGAGTGCCTGATCCTCAGCCCAGCGGTCCTCCCGGCTCAGCCGGCTGCGCAACTCCTCCTCCAGTAGCAGGTTCTCGCGCTCCAGCTCTCGCACCCGGCACACGTAGTCGTAAAGCCGGGCGTTGAGCTCCTGCAGCTCCGCCTTTTCAGAGCCCGTCTGCAGCCGCCAGGACAGCATCTTGCTGGGTGTGCCGGACCCTTTCGATTAGCCGCTTGCCTCCTGCCCTGATCTTGTCCCCTCCGCCCCGCCGCGCCGCGCCCGCCGCGCCGCTGCCTCGGAGGCCCTTGGACTGGCGCACCGACTGGCGAGCTTCCCCACTTAGTGGCCCGGTCGCGCGGCTGTGGACTTGGGCCATCGCCTCCAGCCAATCAGGACGCGGCCCGCGCGGCCACTGCGGCCGGACAGCGCCCCCTGCCGGACAGATCGGGCCATGGCGAGGCTGCCCAGCACTGGCCCCCCTGGTGGCCCAGGGTAATCCCACGTGGGTTGTCGGATTACTGCGTGCTGGCTATCTGGGACACCTTATGAGGCTCCCCGTTGCTACTCCTAGGGCGCAACTAAGGCACCCCTGAGTCccagctttctttaatgaaaaaTAGTTGCCATTAAATGAGAGATCCTTTTCGTAGAGGAAGCTTCTAATTGGTTGCTCTGGAGATGAGGGGCAGGAGGTGTATTCTTTAAACTAGAGTTATAGTTCAACAATAAAGAGCTTGCCAGATAAAGAATATGCCAGGCCTGGATATCAATATCCACCACCACAAAACAACTTTGCGCATGTATATTGCACATccgtatatacacatatacctgtTATGTTTTTTAAACTAAGACCATTTCagtaattttgcttttattttttatgtgtgtgagtgttttgcctgcatgtatttgtACCACGACGGTGCACAcagacgccagaagagggcgtcaaatccccgtgaaactggagttaaaggcagttgttaGCCAaaatgtgggtactgagaattgaaacCACATGCTCTGCTGCCagtgcccctaaccactgagtcatgtcTTCAGCCCTACATATACATTTTTAACTTCTGGCATGAATGCATCTCCATTTGCCAATATTATATGTTTAGGTAAGATTTCCTTTCCACGCAGAGTGGGAAACGCTGTTACCTTCTTACTTGCACAAACCACCTTCATGGGACTTTATGCTTTGCAATATTAGCATCATTCTGGTGGAGAAAGAACCTAGAAAGACTTTGAAGTGCTCTGAGCACAGAACATTCTAGACACctaccatctctccagacttttGCAACTGCCTTATACACACCCCCATTATGACAGCCTGGGAGGGGGGCCGCTGTCTCTTCTTTCAGCAGTGTGCCCTTAAAGCACTTAGTTTAATTGCCATAGAAACCACAGCTCTCTCAGTTTGTGCATACTTGCATCTCATTGCATTACACGACAGTTACAAAGGATGGTAGCCAGAGTCAGTAGCATTACAGAGCGCAGGAATAGGCACAGGTGGCCCTaagtaggggggtggggggtattcAGCACCAAGGCATTGGCCTGGGAGCCCTGGACTCTGTTCTTCCGTTCTCCCATCCACAGGGGCACATCAACACTTTGGTCCTTGGTGATCATCACTCAACCTTCTAGATTACTCATCCTGAGCGCCCTGGCCTTGACCACCCCACAACAGCCGACCCTCACAGGGCAGCTACAGAGTCACCTGGACTCAGCTGGAACCGTTAACTCTCATCATATTGAATGTCCAGACTTCCAGTTCTGTCTAGAGGTAGGGAGCCATCACACATCATTGGCCCCAATTAAGAGGTTGCTTTGCTCTGACTCCTTGGGTTTTTcttgcttccccccacccccaccccgagtgTTGAATTGTAAAACTCAAAACTTCTCCTCACTTCTGCTGTAAACCCATCTCTCAGGAGATGACTGCTCTGGGGGCATAGCTTAGCAGAAGAAAGACAAAGTCAAAAACTTGTGCTACTGCTTACTATTGCAAAACAATATCCCACTGATCAGACTTAATCCTCAGAACTGAGATTCGGAGACATGGGCTAGTGTCCTTAAATATATGACTGTGAAGTGTGGGAAGAAGTGAGCATATTAGAGGTGACCAGGGGAGCCAACCTGAGCAGGCAAAGGCTGCACATTCAAAAAGAAGAGCCTAACcaagtgggagggaggagagggctaTTTGCGAAGGATGTGGGGGTGGAGAAGCACCAGTGACCTAGGGAGTAGCAAACCAAGAGCCTTTGTGCCCAAGTGCTAGCGGAGCCTGGAGTTCTGAGATACGGCCTCTGGACAGAGGAGAGCTGCAGAATATACCCTAGAAGGGAGAAGGTGAGCCCAACCTCTCTTTCCTGCTGCTCTCCTGCCAGGGTCTCCCACTGcagaagcctggcagtggtgtATGGGATAGGTCTCCTGCTGTGTGAGGCTGCCAGTTGTTACATGTGAACCATGGGGTCAACACAGCTACTGTGGAAAATAAGTATACAAGCTTATAATTCACAATACAACAAGAGGGAGATAAATACTCAAAATGTAACATGTCCTAATCACTCAACTGCATTTTCTTATCTGTTCTTGAAATTCTACATAGTTAATGTTCATGAATGTCATGTCAGGGTGTTGAATATTTGCACTATAGAAATCAGCCAGTGATTTGTTATCTTTGGCTGGGACCTTGCTTTGTGGATTGTCTAGCCTTAGTCTTCCCTTTGGTGTGCATCTGTTAAGACGATGGGTTAGCCAGGTGGTGGCTGCaacagtgcacacctttagtcccaacactgggtaggcagaggcaggtagatctctgagttccagcctggtctagagactgagttccaggacagccagggctacacagtga
This Mus musculus strain C57BL/6J chromosome 7, GRCm38.p6 C57BL/6J DNA region includes the following protein-coding sequences:
- the Synm gene encoding synemin isoform L (isoform L is encoded by transcript variant 3) gives rise to the protein MLSWRLQTGSEKAELQELNARLYDYVCRVRELERENLLLEEELRSRLSREDRWAEDQALYAEEARSLRQQLDELNWSTALAEGERDALRRELLELQREGVEAGTARSRLDAELGAQRRELEEALGARAALEALLGRLETERRDLDAAHERQVRDLRARAASLTMHFRARATSPAAPPPRLRDVHDSYALLVAESWRESVQLYEDEVRELEQALRRGQESRLQAEDEARLCAQEADALRNQALELEQLRARLEDELLRMREEYGMQAEERQRVIDSLEDEKEALTLAMADRLRDYQELLQVKTGLSLEVATYRALLEGESNPEILIWTENIENVPQDGSERHESDPQLDPRHRVGSGSSRRVSPWWLENCTQ